Proteins co-encoded in one Coffea eugenioides isolate CCC68of unplaced genomic scaffold, Ceug_1.0 ScVebR1_1643;HRSCAF=2528, whole genome shotgun sequence genomic window:
- the LOC113755672 gene encoding protein ALP1-like, with amino-acid sequence MIWSYVKVHVLLRDQGRYRNRKNEIATNVLGVCPRDMRFTYVLPGWEGSAADGRVLRDALVRSDPLIVPKGKYFLVDAGYANSSGFLAPNRGVRYHLSEWSASGSKPQNFKELFNLRHSIARNVIERTFGLFKKRWAILRDASFFDVKTHVMIINACAILHNLIRVEQPNDPYLDEVDAEMRRVQHEVDDEDEMEDEDEENEMEDDGPNNDGGVNAVNENRIRTVQPTSEWTQFRNALARAMFIDYQIRQGHHGS; translated from the exons ATGATTTGGTCTTATGTTAAAGTACATGTTCTTCTTAGAGATCAAGGAAGATATAGGAATAGGAAGAATGAGATAGCAACAAATGTTTTAGGTGTATGCCCCCGTGACATGAGATTTACATATGTATTGCCTGGATGGGAAGGTTCTGCAGCAGATGGTAGAGTTCTACGGGATGCGTTAGTTAGATCAGATCCATTAATTGTTCCCAAGG GCAAGTACTTTCTTGTTGATGCGGGTTATGCAAATAGCTCCGGTTTCTTAGCTCCAAATAGGGGAGTTAGATATCATCTTAGCGAGTGGTCTGCTAGTGGGAGCAAGCCTCAAAATTTTAAAGAGTTATTCAACCTTCGACATTCAATTGCTCGAAATGTGATTGAAAGGACATTTGGTTTGTTCAAGAAGCGGTGGGCCATTTTGAGAGATGCATCTTTTTTTGATGTTAAGACTCATGTCATGATAATTAATGCATGTGCCATCCTTCATAATCTTATTCGAGTAGAACAACCAAATGACCCTTACTTGGATGAAGTTGATGCTGAGATGCGAAGAGTACAACATGAggttgatgatgaagatgaaatggAAGATGAAGATGAGGAAAATGAAATGGAAGATGATGGTCCAAATAATGATGGTGGTGTAAATGCTGTTAACGAGAATCGAATTCGAACAGTACAACCAACTAGCGAGTGGACACAATTTAGGAATGCTTTAGCACGAGCAATGTTTATTGACTATCAAATTAGACAAGGCCATCATGGAAGTTGA